A window from Salvia miltiorrhiza cultivar Shanhuang (shh) chromosome 2, IMPLAD_Smil_shh, whole genome shotgun sequence encodes these proteins:
- the LOC131010705 gene encoding uncharacterized protein LOC131010705, whose translation MFICGSGSFSNQDDGDHEAYASPCSTPKRSRRSTSFCKLMGRDSGSKNPYADRGLDKFYALLADLDDKKQKIYTQKGSEDISFVRFVYANDSDSVKPIVVKVKEKNPPKSAKNLNEQRSFKSAADQNGGADAAPPPAGEAKSEKTMKKKRSLRCKESFKLEDLKHPHFYFPVMVVLILLFLAIYGRSFAILCTSIGWYLAPTIAGGSGAAAVASERKPKRKKEYVRKKSEVVHSEGPSSPKSVINGLNRVQQQHDRKTSW comes from the coding sequence ATGTTCATTTGCGGAAGTGGAAGTTTCAGCAATCAAGATGACGGCGATCACGAAGCCTACGCCAGCCCCTGCTCCACGCCGAAGCGGTCGCGGCGGAGCACCAGCTTCTGCAAGCTCATGGGGAGAGACAGCGGCAGCAAAAATCCGTACGCGGATAGAGGCCTCGACAAATTCTACGCTCTCTTAGCAGATCTCGACGATAAGAAGCAGAAGATCTACACGCAGAAAGGATCCGAGGACATCTCCTTCGTCCGATTCGTCTACGCCAACGATTCCGACAGTGTTAAGCCGATCGTCGTCAAGGTCAAGGAGAAGAATCCGCCGAAATCGGCCAAGAATTTGAACGAGCAGCGCAGCTTCAAGAGCGCCGCCGATCAAAACGGCGGCGCGGacgcggcgccgcctccggcgggGGAGGCGAAGAGCGAGAAGACTATGAAGAAGAAGAGGTCACTGAGATGCAAGGAGAGTTTTAAGCTGGAGGATCTGAAGCATCCTCATTTCTATTTCCCGGTGATGGTGGTGCTGATTTTGTTGTTTCTCGCGATCTACGGCCGCTCCTTCGCGATCCTGTGCACGTCGATCGGGTGGTATCTGGCTCCGACGATCGCCGGAGGGAGCGGCGCGGCGGCAGTGGCTAGTGAGAGAAAGCCGAAGAGGAAGAAGGAGTATGTGAGGAAGAAGAGCGAGGTTGTGCATAGTGAGGGCCCGTCTTCACCTAAAAGTGTGATAAACGGACTTAATCGAGTTCAGCAACAGCATGATCGTAAGACAAGTTGGTGA
- the LOC131010716 gene encoding uncharacterized protein LOC131010716 → MGCFACFDGGSKQRQREEERLASEEARAKAAEAAQKRQEQFEQSAAGRAAKAQLAAVAKQNANTNKGEPVLKWQMG, encoded by the exons ATGGGTTGCTTCGCTTGTTTCGATGGCGGAAGCAAGCAGCGCCAACGAGAAGAGGAGCGTTTGGCCTCCGAAGAAGCCCGCGCCAAAGCCGCCGAAGCTGCCCAGAAAAG GCAAGAGCAATTTGAGCAATCCGCAGCAGGAAGAGCTGCAAAAGCACAGCTAGCGGCTGTTGCAAAACAAAACGCAAACACCAACAAAGGTGAACCAGTTCTTAAG TGGCAAATGGGATGA
- the LOC131010682 gene encoding LOW QUALITY PROTEIN: protein NPGR1 (The sequence of the model RefSeq protein was modified relative to this genomic sequence to represent the inferred CDS: deleted 1 base in 1 codon) produces the protein MLCACSGEQFKLEEAIPQSPESLATRDFSASGISSRTGNGDWESKLEDAQVDEAESTLKEALSLNYEEARALLGRLEYQRGNFDAALQVFQGIDIRLLSPRMSKAITERTRPRKSRSSRGRSVLTGVMSLHSVSLLLEAMLLKANSLAELGRVKEAARECKIILDTVESALPHGIYGEVNGDSKLLEMFHRALELLPKLWLQAGSLDEAIAAYRRALLRPWNLDPQRLAKVQKDLAATLLYGGVEASIPSEFKPIGATFPDSSMEESILLLFILMQKVVYGEIEWDPEIMDHLTFALAMCGEFESLADHVEQVLPGIYNRAERWYFLALCYSAAGQNRTALNLLKKVSGLSENNHKPHLASFLLGSKVCALDPAESLEGVNFARRVIDASINQNEHMLGQAHKFLGICYGNAAMISMSDSERVALHKDSVNSLNLTLCAGIKDPEISFQLGLENAVQRNLASAFNQAMTYSKTSAGSSARGWKLLARIASAEQRLVDAEAVVDLALDETEGIEQLELLRLKALVQIAQEQPKQAIESYRILLALIRGQGENPEKSANEVEAERSLELDAWLDLARLYSNHELWLDADICIRKAKAKKFYSARGWHERGRLFEAKQQYRDAIAAFAVSLSIVPDYVPSIVSTARILLKMSDRSLHIAKSFLMSALRLEPTSHEAWSSLGHVYKMEGSVQQAADAFQAAHELELSAPVQSFV, from the exons ATGTTGTGCGCGTGTTCCGGAGAGCAATTCAAGCTCGAAGAGGCAATCCCGCAGTCTCCTGAATCACTGGCCACGAGGGATTTTTCTGCCAGTGGCATCTCATCGAGAACTGGAAATGGTGATTGGGAATCCAAGCTCGAAGATGCTCAAGTTGATGAAGCCGAGTCCACGTTGAAGGAGGCACTTTCTCTGAATTACGAG GAAGCTAGAGCGTTGCTGGGAAGACTTGAATACCAAAGAGGCAATTTTGATGCTGCCCTTCAAGTTTTTCAAGGGATTGATATCAGGCTGCTATCCCCTAGAATGTCCAAGGCCATTACTGAGAGAACTCGACCACGAAAATCACGGTCTTCCAGAGGCAGAAGTGTGCTGACTGGTGTAATGTCGCTGCATTCAGTCAGCCTACTTCTTGAAGCAATGCTGCTCAAAGCTAATTCTCTAGCTGAGCTGGGGCGTGTTAAAG AAGCCGCGAGGGAGTGCAAGATTATCTTGGACACGGTCGAATCAGCTCTTCCTCACGGTATATATGGTGAGGTGAATGGAGATAGTAAATTGCTGGAGATGTTTCACAGAGCACTCGAATTGCTTCCCAAGCTATGGTTACAAGCAGGGTCTCTAGACGAGGCGATTGCTGCATATCGGAGGGCGCTGCTGAGGCCATGGAATCTAGATCCTCAAAGACTGGCGAAAGTGCAGAAGGACCTAGCAGCCACATTGCTCTACGGAGGTGTCGAGGCAAGCATTCCTTCCGAGTTTAAACCTATCGGAGCCACATTCCCTGACAGCAGCATGGAGGAGTCGATTCTTCTGTTGTTTATACTGATGCAGAAGGTTGTTTACGGTGAAATCGAGTGGGATCCTGAGATTATGGATCATTTAACTTTCGCACTCGCAATGTGTGGAGAATTCGAGTCTTTGGCAGATCACGTGGAGCAAGTTCTGCCTGGGATATACAATCGAGCTGAGAGGTGGTACTTTCTCGCTCTCTGCTACAGTGCTGCTGGTCAGAAT AGGACAGCGCTGAATCTTCTAAAGAAAGTGTCTGGATTGTCGGAGAATAACCATAAGCCTCATCTAGCATCATTCTTGCTCGGATCGAAGGTCTGTGCTCTAGATCCAGCCGAGTCTTTGGAAGGGGTGAACTTTGCGCGCAGAGTAATTGATGCCTCGATAAACCAAAACGAGCATATGCTAGGCCAAGCTCATAAGTTTCTCGGCATCTGCTATGGGAATGCTGCGATGATATCCATGTCGGATTCTGAAAGAGTCGCTCTACATAAAGACTCGGTTAACTCCCTAAACCTTACATTATGCGCTGGGATCAAAGATCCGGAGATCAGCTTCCAGCTCGGGCTAGAAAACGCGGTCCAGCGAAACTTGGCTTCAGCTTTCAACCAAGCCATGACATACTCAAAAACGAGTGCGGGAAGCTCAGCGAGAGGCTGGAAGCTTTTGGCGCGCATTGCATCAGCCGAGCAGAGGCTGGTGGATGCAGAAGCCGTCGTTGATCTTGCATTGGATGAAACAGAGGGCATCGAACAGCTCGAGCTTCTTAGGTTAAAAGCCCTCGTTCAGATCGCTCAAGAGCAACCGAAACAGGCTATAGAAAGCTATAGGATCTTGCTAGCTCTGATTCGGGGACAAGGTGAAAATCCTGAAAAAAGCGCGAATGAG GTGGAAGCTGAGAGGAGTCTCGAGTTAGATGCGTGGTTAGATTTAGCTCGACTTTATTCGAACCACGAGCTATGGTTGGATGCGGATATCTGCATTCGGAAGGCCAAGGCGAAGAAATTCTACTCCGCTCGTGGCTGGCACGAAAGAG GGAGGCTTTTCGAAGCCAAACAACAATATCGAGATGCGATCGCGGCGTTCGCGGTTTCTTTGTCGATAGTACCGGATTACGTCCCGAGTATAGTTTCTACCGCTAGAATACTGTTGAAGATGAGTGATCGCTCGCTCCACATTGCGAAAAGTTTCCTAATGAGCGCGTTACGGTTGGAGCCCACGAGCCACGAGGCGTGGTCCAGCCTCGGGCACGTCTACAAGATGGAAGGATCGGTGCAGCAAGCAGCGGACGCGTTCCAAGCGGCGCATGAGCTCGAGCTCTCTGCCCCTGTCCAAAGCTTTGTATGA